CTCTATTCACAGCATTTTCGCTTTTGCCGCTGGCGTATTCACCTATATATGCTTCAATGATAGGATTTTGCTTTGCAGCATCTATTGCTCTCACCTCGGAATTATTATTTGCAAAAATAGCACTTTTATGAGGCAAAGGCAGTTATTTTCAAAAAGTGTAAAGAAAAAGCAAATGCCGCTTTAGATGTTAGCATCTAAAGCGGCATTCTTATTCTAGAGATTAGTTTACATCAATCCAGATAGGATTAGAGATGGACATTTTGCCGTTAGCATCGGAGCTGCATCAAGAAAACTTCCAATAGGGTAACCCTAGACATTTGGTGTTCCTACAGAAATAGCTACGGCAATTTTTTCGTTAAACATGATGATATCATCGTTATGTAGAGCTTCCCCGTTATTAATAAAAGTTCCACCGGGGAGGTTAACCCCGGCCTCTTTCAATTCACCTACATGAAGCTTGTTAAAATTATTTTACGTTAAAAAAAAGAGGCTCTTAGCCTCCTAACAAAAAATTCACTATAATAAGTAAAATTAAACCCGGTATGCCTAAAAAGCCGGAAACTAGTACAGTCAATACATTAATGGGAATAACGATTCCAATATAATTTCCTAAAAAATTATATCCCCATAAAAGTAAAATGCCGAAAAGGGAGTTTATGCCTATTTTAAATGCCAGTTTAATTGGCTTAACTAATATTTTACTGATTAGATAAACTAAAAATATAAGAAATAATACAGCAAATGTCAGCTGCAATACATTATCCAACTTTTCACCCCCTCCTATTTAATAAATTTGATACAGGCTATTATTTTATGACTTTAATTAAGTTTAATTTCAGTATGTAATAATCCTTCTTTTTTTGCTAATTTTAGTAAATGCATATATCTTCTCTCTGCTGCTTCCATCTCATAGATAGCAAAGTCCACTAAGTCTTGATCAAGAACTTGATCAAAAAAATTTCGCGCCATTGCACATTCTTTTTGTGCTTTTTCCAGTGCCTTCAGTAATGGATTACTTGGTTCTTCTTTAGATACTTCCTCTAGTCTACTTATGCCTTCTTTTAGGGATTTTACTAAATGTACAACACGAGTTAATTCCATATACAATCCCCCTAAAATAATTTTCTACATTAATTATACACAATTAATTGGAAAAAATTCTAAATATTAGTGGATGATTAGGGGGTTTTTGGACGAAAAAAGGAATAAAAAAATCATGGCCAAAAGGCAATCTTTCAAGCACTTTGACCATGATTCTACAATACTACTTTTTTATCGTCATACTTTTTTTATTTACGATAAGTTTATTTCACTAGTACAGATACTATGATCATCAAAAAACTCGTATCAAAAACAAAATCTAAATTGCAATATTCTACTATTCCTCTTGATTTAGTAATGTATATGTATTATAATCATTCTATAAATGATAATAATTCTCAATTACATATTATTTACTTATCATATTATTTACTCTCTGGGGTCAGAGAGTAAAAAAATAGTTCATTATTGAGAATGATTATCAATATTATTTGAAAGGGGTTAATAAAATTGTTTTCAAGTCTGTTACTATCATTTAGAGAAGGTTTAGAGGCAGCATTAGTTGTAGCAATCATTCTTGCGTATTTACATCAATCAGGTAAAAAGGCTTCTGTTAAATTCGTCTATTACGGTGTCCTTATCGGTGTTGCCGTAAGTCTTTTCGGTGGCTTCATCGGTTTTAGAGAAGCACAGGAACTCGGTGAGAAGTCCGAGGAATTATTTGAGGGTATTATGATGTTGGTCGCTTCAGGTCTAATCATATACTTCATAGTATGGATGGGAAATCAGTCAAACAATATTTCAGCCGATATTAAGAATAAAGTAAAAAGCAGTTCCAATGCTGTCGGCCTTTTAGTTTTGAGTTTCCTTTCTGTCTTCAGGGAGGGAGTGGAACTTTGCATATTCACCTTTACAAAAATCAGCGAAAAGGCTCCGAATGTGGCATTAGGAAGTGGTATCGGCATTGTCTTGGCTATCATTTTAACTTATATTATTTTCAAAACAAGTATAAAGTTCAATCTCAAGTTAATATTTAAAGGACTTGGCTTAATCCTTATTTATCTGGGTGCAGATATGTTTGCTGAAGGTATCCTAAAGTTTATACCAATGGAGGAAGAACCCTTCGAGGCTATACTCATGGCACTGTTTGTAATCCCTTCACTGTATTTCTTTATGAAAAGTGATATTCAAAAGTTACTCAAAAGAGCATAAACCGCAGTATAGCCTGCTGGTAGAATATAAATAGAGTATAATACTTATAGGTTAGTTAGCAATGTAATGCTGATTAACCTATATTTTTTACATAATTGAAGGAGAAAGCGGATGGATATTATTAAGTCATTATTTTACTTTATAATTGCAGGTTTATTTGAAATCGGCGGTGGATACCTAATTTGAGTATGGCTGCGTGAAGGGAAGAGTATCTGGTATGGTTTAAGGGAATGAATATTAGATATAAAGACATATTCATTCCCTTATTTTTAAACTTTGCTTAAATTAGGCTGTGATGCGAAATAATTAGCAAGCCTCCTTTTCTTCCACACTACTTTTCTGGAATAAAGGTTGCACAGTCGGTTTCCTGCGTATTTGCAGCGTTTCTTGGCTGAACTTCAATCTTTTCGGCACTGCAATGATCACCAGGCATATAGTAGTGGCAGGAATTTACAACACACTTAATGCCAGCATTCGCATGATCCATTTTCTTTACGGACATAATATCATTCCTCCAAATTCATAATTGTTTTCTTTTTTAGTATCTACATGAACTCGACTTTTATACCTATGTCCGTATATTCGTTTATTTAACTATCCTTGAGATTGCCGTAGTATTCTTAAATAATGTTTGGCTTCACGGAGAACATGGTCACCGAGGAGAGGATATGCAATTGCTTTTATTTTGCATTCAATTAAGCTCTTTGTTCCCTTAGATTTAAAATCTCTTAATCCCTTTGTAGCTTTTAGGCTATCATTAGTAACAAGAACTCATTATATTACCATAATACGTCCATGCTACATAAAAAGTGACTTATGCAACCTCAAAAAAATACAAAAAAAGAAGACCCCTCTTCCGGCCTTCCTTTGGTCCCTATTAATATTCATTTTATACTTTCTTACACGGTCCATGTCCAGGCATAATATATTTGACTGGAAGGTTTAAAATTGTCTCTACCAACACTTTATGAACGTCAGGAGAGGGAACTTGTTCCAGTGGAATTTTCTGAACTTCATCCTTTAAATTTGAGGATATAATAGGTTGTTCCAACTTTCCCCTTTGAATAAAAATGTCACTGCTAAATAGCAAGCCCTGTTTTGTTTCAAATGCCATCAGTCCCTCCCACAAGTGCATTTCCGATGGGTAAGAGACAAATTTGAATTTATACTCACCTGCTTCTAAAATCTCTCCAGGATTCTTCACAATGATGTCTTTCGTTATTCCAAATCCCATCAACTGCCTTGCAGTTACCTGTGAGCAAATTGGTTTTACCTGCGGATAGTAATTCATCAAAAAGCTCAATCCACCACATTCATCGGATTCAAAATGCGATACGAAAACATACTCCAATGGCTTACTGCCTAATATTCCTTTAATTTGGGGAAGAATTGCAGCCGTCTGATCATTACTCCCAGTATGTATTAAAATTGGCTTTTCACCGATGAGTAGGTACTGATTGAAAGTTAAATCAATAAATTCAAGATAACTGTTAAAAAGATAAATCATATCACTAATTTTTATTGCTTCCAAAGCCTCTATCCTCCTCTGTATATTAATCACACTTTGGCATCCGTACTTAAAGCGTGCATAGTACCTGCAGGAACGGTAAAAACTTATCCAACTCCCAACTCTACCTCTCGGTTTTCCAAAACGCCAAAGCCACTTCCACTAATGCAGTAGAATATTTCATAGCTCTTATCGTGTTTATGAAGCGGAACCTTTCTTGATGCATCAATATGATATACATTAGTTATATTGCACCCTTGATTGCTTCAATATCCATAAATTATCTCTCCCTTGCATTACTGAACATAGATATATTTTCCGTTTTAGAAGAAAATTATAACTTTTAAAACATCGTTATTGTCCCCGACAAAAAAAGTTCTTCAACGCCACACTCCTCAAAAAAGGGAAGAGGTGGAATATTTCTTTCTTCTATCCCCTCTATCCCTTTATTCTATTGGCTTTAAAGCCCTTTTCTATTCTATTTTTCTATTCCCTTTTCGCCTGTTTACGGTAAAGAATTAGCGGAATTGGGGAGCGTATTACACAAAAACATAGTTGCAGTTTTAAGAGGAATGGGTGAAGCAATAATTCTTATTATTCGCTTATGCAACCATAATATTACTACAATGTTTTTTAGCTCTATATAAAGCCCTATCTGCAGTTCTAATGAATTCTTTAATGGATGATCTATCAGATGAAATGGTACTTTCAAAAAATTAGCAGCCGAAGTTACAAATATACTAAAAAATTAAATCAATTGAATTATAATACTCTTTAAAAGTAAAACTAATACTGTTGAAAGGTTGAGATATGTATGTCTTTAGGTGCAATATCGATTATTATTCCTATACTTGTAATACTGCTTGCAGCATTGACAAAAAGGATTATTCCGTCCCTCACCATAGGAATTCTGGTCGGCGGGATATTGACCAAGGTCACTAAATTCCACTTTAATTCATAGTTTATTGGCAAGTCAAAATCATTCTTTTTATTTTTTATCTTAACACTTGAACAACTTTTCATATATGTATTGACATATACAACTTTGCAACATATAATAAAAGCACAATATATGAACACTTACTCATACGTTCAATCTTTACATATGAAATGAGGTGATTTAATGGCTGAATATAGAGATGATTTTGATAGGTGTGACTGTGATGTAATACATGAAGATACAGTAAATATGGTTAAGGAGAAAATGCCTTTAGAAGAAAACCTTTATGATCTCGCAGAGTTATTTAAAGTCTTTGGCGATACTACCAGGATTAAATTACTTTGGGCTTTAGATGAAGCAGAAATGTGTGTTTGTGATTTAGCAGTTCTTCTGAACATGACTCAATCTGCAATATCCCATCAGTTACGGGTATTAAAGCAGGCAAGGCTGGTTAAATACAGAAAGGATGGCAAGATTGTATTTTATTCGTTAGATGATGAACACATAAAACAAATTTTCGACCAAGGTTTAACCCATATAAATGAATTAAAATATTGAAAGAAGGTGTTTTAGTGAGTGCAGTGGCTGCAAAGGAACTAATATTAGATGGGCTTGATTGTGCAAATTGTGCCGCAAAAATAGAATCAAAGGTAAATGAAATTGATGGTGTAAATCAGGCTTCTATGAACTTTATAAATAAAACACTTACAATTGAAATAGGCAACAAGGATAGATTTGATGAAATTTTAAATGAGACTAAAAAAATTGTGAACAGGTTAGAGCCTAAAGTAAACATCAAAGAGAAAACCATATCAAAGTCATCAAAAAAAGTCCTGGTGCTTATGGGATTAGATTGTGCAAATTGTGCAGCTAAAATAGAAAGAGAAGTTCAAAACTTAAGTGGCGTAAAGACAGCTTCAGTTGATTTTGTTTCAAAGAAACTTTCAATCGAAACCTACAGCAAAAATGATTTAGAAGATATAATAAATGAAACCAAAAAGATTGTAAAAAGGATAGAACCTGATGTTAAGGTAATTGAAGCAGAAGAAAAAAAGCATCTTGCATCTGGTACTAACAAAATCTCAAAAAAGACATTCACATTATCTGATTTGGATTGTGCAAACTGTGCTGCAAAGATGGAAAAAGGGGTAAGTGCAATAAAAGGTGTAAAGACAGCTACAGTTAATTTTGCAACAAAGAAACTTGAAATTGAAATTGACGATGGATATTGGGAAAAAGTAATTGATGAAGCTACAAAGATAGTTAAAAAAATAGAGCCTGATGTAAGTATTATTGAAGATGCTAAAGAAAAGAGCAAGTCCTTAAAGGGTAAAGAAGAAGTTGAAGAATCCAATAAAAGTGAACTTTTAAGACTGGGTATAGGTGCAGCACTATTTGGGATTGCAACTATATTTAATTTTTCATTCTGGGTAGAATTTGCAATATACTTTGTAAGTTATATTTTAGTTGGTGGGGAAGTTGTATTAAGGGCTATCAAAAATATTACAAGAGGGCAGGTTTTTGATGAAAACTTCTTAATGACTATAGCAACAATAGGTGCATTTGCAGTAAAAGAGTTCCCAGAGGGCGTTGCAGTTATGCTTTTCTACCAAGTAGGTGAATTCTTCCAAGGTATGGCTGTAAACCGTTCAAGAAAGTCAATTTCAGCTTTGATGGATATAAGACCTGACTTTGCAACTTTGCTTGTTGGGAATGAAGAAAAAAGGGTTGACCCTGATGATGTAGAGATTGGAGATAGAATTATTGTAAAGCCAGGTGAAAAGATTCCTCTTGATGGAAAGATACTTGAAGGGAAATCTATGGTAAACACATCTGCATTAACTGGGGAATCAGTACCAAGGGAAGTTGAAGTTGAAGATGATGTGCTGGCAGGCTTCATCAATACAAATGGTGTTTTAACAATTGAAGTTACAAAGGAATTTGGAGAATCAACAGTAGCTAAAATATTGGATTTAGTACAGAATGCTACAAGCAAAAAAGCACCAACTGAAAACTTTATAACTAAATTTGCAAGGTATTATACACCCATTGTAGTTTTTATAGCCCTTGCACTTGCAGTAATCCCCCCACTTATAATTCCTGGGGCTACATTTTCAAACTGGATATATAGATCACTTGTATTTTTAGTTGTATCTTGTCCTTGTGCATTAGTTATTTCAATACCACTTGGCTTCTTTGGTGGAATTGGTGGTGCATCAAAGAATGGTATTTTAGTTAAGGGAAGTAACTATTTAGAAGCTTTAAATAGTGTTGATACAGTTGTATTTGATAAAACAGGAACTCTTACCAAGGGTGTATTTAAAGTTACAAAGTTAAGTCCTAAAGAGGAGATTAGTTCTGATGAATTACTAAAATACGCAGCATTTGCAGAAAGCTATTCAAATCATCCTATTGCAACTTCTATCTTAAATGAATATAACAAGGAAGTTAATAAGGATGAAATTAGTGATTATGAAGAAATATCAGGCCACGGTATTAGGGTCAAAGTTGATGGCAAAGAGATTCTCGCAGGTAACATTAAACTTATGGTTAAAGAGAACATAGATTATGATAAAGTTGATGAAGTGGGAACAGTAGTCCATGTTGCTATAGATAAGAAATATGCAGGTTATATAGTTATTTCAGATGAAGTAAAAGAGGATTCAAAGGATGCGATTTTAGGTCTCAAGGGAATAGGGATTAAAAAGACCGTTATGCTTACAGGTGATAACAAACAGGTTGGAGAAAAGGTAGCAAAAGAATTAGGATTAGATGAAATATATGCAGAACTTCTGCCAAACCAGAAGGTTGAAAAATTAGAGATGTTAGATAAGCAAAAATCTCCAAAAGGTAAACTCGTATTTGTAGGTGACGGTATAAATGATGCTCCTGTACTTGCAAGAGCAGATATTGGTATTGCAATGGGTGGTCTTGGTTCTGATGCTGCAATTGAAGCTGCTGACGTGGTTATTATGACAGATGAACCTTCAAAGATAGTAAGTGCAATTAAGATTGCTAAAAGGACAAGAAAAATCGTATGGCAAAACATAATATTTGCTTTAGTAGTTAAAGCTATTGTTCTTCTTCTTGGTGCAGGAGGTATTGCAACGATGTGGGAAGCGGTATTTGCAGATGTAGGAGTATCAGTAATTGCGGTACTAAATGCAATGAGGGTCATGAAGGTCGATAACTTATAAATCTGGTGTGCAGTCCCTTTGGGCTGCATACTTTTATATAAGGGGGTTTGGTATATGCAGCTTACAAATTATATATCTCTTATACTGCTTATATTGTTTCTTGTGTCATACTTTTTAAAACTTGCCATGCTATATAAAAATTATAAGATAAAGGCAAATGTTTTAGGAAGGCGGGAAAAGATACCGAGGTATTCGGGAAGGAATATATTGAATATAAGCAGAGAATGTAAAGAGTTTATCGCTTTATTATCCGAGGATAGGCAGAAAAAATAGCCACGAAACCAATCCATGGCTATCCTCGTTACTTGCTAGACGCTCAGGTTGCTCTCCAGCAGTTGCCTTATCCTCCTAGCAGGTAATGAATATATTACCCAAAAGCTGGAAAACTAATACAAATTAGATTCAAAATATTTAAACGGAAAAATCAAATACACAAAATAATTGATATGCCTCCCAAAAAAACTCGTATCAAAAATAAAATAAAGTTGTTTCACAAAGCTCCTTGTAAGCCGCTTAAAATCAATGTTTGTTATTATCTGTTATTTATCCTCTATTTTCCCATCCAGCCCTTTTTCCTTGCTTCTTGAATCATTTTGACTAAAAAATTGAGGCAAAAAACAAAATAAAGTTGTGTCGTCGGGGCAGGGTTAAGGGGGAAAGGATTAGAGAGAGATGGTCTCTTTTTTTCTCTCCTCTTTTTCTTTCTCTTAAACCCTCAAAACCTTGATTTATAAGCATTACACCTTTATTCCTTACTCCTTCTTTCCTTATCCCTAGAACAAAAAAATCATGCCCAGAAGGCAGTCTCTCATACCCTCTGACCATGATTCTGTGATACAACTTTATTTTTTGTGACATAAGTTTATTTTCTGTGACACGGGTTTTTTTGGGGAATACAATTGACACTCCCTTAATCTAATTCACGCCTGCCTTCGAAAGCTCTAGCTAAGGTCATTTCATCTGCATATTCCAGTTCACCGCCTACGGGTAAACCATGAGCGATACGTGTAACCTTAACCCCTAAAGGTTTAAGAAGCCTTCCCAGGTACATAGCTGTAGCTTCACCTTCAATATTAGGGTTAGTCGCCAAGACTACCTCAGTTATGGCCGAGTTTTCCAGACGCTGCAAAAGTTCTTTGACGCTTAGGTTTTCAGGACCTATTCCTTCCATAGGAGAAATTGCCCCGTGCAAAACATGATATTGGCCTTTATACTCTCTAGTTTTTTCTAACGCCAATACGTCTTTAGGTTCTTCTACTACACAAAGAACTGATTTATCTCTATGATCGTCATTACAAATTCGACAAGGGTCAATATCAGTTAAATTGCAACAAATAGAACATTGTTTTATTTTGTTTTTGGACTCTAGAAGTGCATCTGCCAGCTCTTTTACTTCTCCTGCCTCCATATGTAAAATATGAAATGCCAGCCTTTGGGCTGTTTTAGGCCCAATCCCAGGCAGCTTGCTAAGCTGAGCAATTAAATTGGACACAGGTTGAGCATAATAAAGCATTTAAGTCAACTCCTAAAAAAGGCCTGGCATTTTTAAACCACCAGTAATTTTCTGCATTTCTCCTGCCACCATTTCTTGTGATTTTCTCAGGGCTTCATTAACAGCTGCTATCACAAGATCTTCTAACATTTCAACATCTTCAGGGTCTACTGCTTCCGGTTTAATGGTCAATTTAGTTATTTCTTGTTTACCGTTAGCAGTTACTTGAACCATGCCGCCTCCGCTAGTTGCTTCCACAAGTTTGTTGCCAAGTTCCTCTTGCAGTTTAGCCATGTCGGCTTGCATTTTTTGCGCTTGTTTCATCATTTTGTTCATATTACCAAAACCCATTCTAAATTCCTCCTAACTTATTCTAATTCTACAATGTCTCCGCCAAAAATTTCACAGGCCTTAAGATACAATTCGTCTTCCTTAGGGTCATTCTTCTGCTCGGCAGATTGATTAGTTTTTAGCTGAAATTCAAGAGCTATTTTGCATCCTAAAACTTGTTCTATAACCTGTTCCATTACCTTTTTATTCTCTGGTTGTTCACTTCTTTCCTTATGGAATTTATGTTCTTCTCTATACTGTAAAACTAGCTTACCAGCTCTAATTTCTATGGGTTTCCCTTCAATAAAGAAAGCGTAAGCTACAATTTTAACTTTACGCAAAGCATCTAATATTTCCTGCCATTTAGCTGTAACTTTTTCCAAACTAAGATTGGAGGTTGAGTCTTGAGCTATGCTTTCTTTTGTTTCTTCTGCCCCAGGTACTTCTGGCAATGGGAATGTAGGTGAAATTGCCTTGGCCTTTGGAGCAACTGTTTTTGCTGAAGTACTTGTTGACGCTGCCTTTTTTTTAGGAACTAAAACTTCATCCTTATTTTCTTCCGGCAGTACCTCTATAGCTTTTAATAAACTGATTTCCAGCAGTATTTGACCTTGGGTGCTCCATTTAATTTCATTTTCAGCAGCTGCCAGTACCTTAATCATAGCCAGTAATTTGTCTTTGCCAAAACTACTGCTTTGCTTTTTAAGCCTGGGTAAAGTTTCATTGGCAACAATAATTAAATCCTCGACACCTTGTCCCAATTGCAATAATAACAGGTTTCTTAAATGTAAAAGTAAATCAGCTATTAGTTGACGTACTTCTTTGCCGGTTTTTAATGCCTCATAAAGCATAGTCAAACATTTGGCAGTATGACCGGCAGCCATAGCATCAACTAATTCAAGCAAATATTCATCGCTGACTAAACCAGCAATTTGGGCAACCTGCTCTGTAATGATTTTGGCTGTTCCCATAGACATGCACTGATCCAGCAAGCTTACGGCATCCCGCATTCCTCCGGAAGCAGTTTTGGCAATTAAAAATAGTGCCGATTCATCAGCCTCTACCTGGTGAAATTCAGTAATTTCTTTTAACCGTTTAGCAATTTGTTCCAAGGGTATTCTGTGAAAATCAAAACGCTGGCATCTCGAAAGAATAGTTAATGGTATTTTATGAGGCTCTGTTGTAGCTAATATAAATACTACATGAGCCGGAGGTTCTTCCAAGGTTTTAAGTAAAGCGTTAAATGCTTCCATGGTTAACATATGTACTTCATCAATGATATATACTTTATAACGGCTTTCTACTGGGCTTAGTTTGATATTTTCCCGCAAATCACGAATTTCGTCTATCCCTCGGTTGGAGGCAGCATCTATTTCTAAAATATCTAATGCCTGTCCCTGGTTAATTCTCTGACAACTGGCACACTGGTTGCAAGGCTCCCCATTTTGATTATCCAAACAATTAATTGCTTTTGCTAAAATTTTAGCCATACTGGTTTTGCCCGTACCCCTTGGCCCGCAAAACAAATAGGCATGACTAATCCGTTGTAACTCTAAAGCATGCTGCAATGTTTGCACCACGTGTTCTTGTCCTACAACCTGTTTAAAATCCATCGGTCGCCATTGGCGGTACAGCGCTATATAACTCATTTTTTAATGCACCTCAAAAAAAGACTTTTAAAATTATTCTCCACAAATGTAGTATTTCCTTTCGAAATTACGTAAAACAAAAAGGCACCTTTGCGGAGCCTCCTTAAAACGTATTTTACTTATTTTATTTAATTAAAGCCGTGCACCCACCTTTGAATTGCGTTTCCGAGCGTTACCAATGCAGTTAACTCCAATCAGGCAATCCTACGGCACACGAAAATGGTCACTTACCGCTGCTTCCTTCCGGACCTGACGGGGTTCATGAGTTCCCGTTGCGCAGGACCCAATCCTCATTGCCACTTACATTAGCCAGACCCCACAAATCACAACCCTGCAGTGGGAGTTCAATCCCGCTATAGCGGATTGCGGGTTTAGGGCACCGCTACCTCCCCATCTAGCACGGCAAACTTATAAAAATGGCGGAGAGAGAGGGATTCGAACCCTCGAGACGAGTTAAAGCCCGTCTACTCGCTTTCCAGGCGAGCGCCTTCGACCAACTCAGCCATCTCTCCGCGTTGTTCTACTTATAAGATAATAGCAGATATTTTACCTTAAAGCTAGTAGTATATTTTCCTAACTAGTCTTAAAGTTTGTTTCCGACAATATAGAATTATATCTTATCTTTTAGCCCTTGTCAACCTTAGGATAAAATTAACAATATTTAATTAAAAAACAAAGGCAAGGAGTTTTATCCCTGCCTTTGGAAAAAATTATTACTCTACATTAGCTAAGCGTTTATAATTTTCGTATCTTTCTTTAGCTTCTTTTTCAGCTTTAGCAAACAACTCTTCAGCCGCTTCTGGGAATGCTTTGGCTAGAGAAGTATATCTTACCTCTCCATTTAGGAAGTCTCTAAAGCTGCCTGTAGGCTCTTTAGAGTCAAGGGTAAATGGATTTTTCCCTTCAGCTGCTAAAGCCGGGTTGTATCTATATAGATGCCAATAGCCGTGTTCTACAGCTTTCTTACCTTGGGCCTGAGTACGTCCCATACCTTCCTTAATACCATGGTTGATGCAGGGCGCATAAGCAATAATTAGGGATGGTCCTTCATAGCTTTCAGCTTCTATGAATGCTTTCATCAGTTGATTTTTATCAGCACCCATGCTGACTTGAGCTACGTAAACATAGCCATAGGTTGCAGCAATCATGCCTAAATCCTTTTTCTTTTGTTTTTTACCAGAAGCTGCGAATTTAGCAACTGCCCCAGTTGGCGTAGCCTTCGAGGACTGTCCTCCGGTGTTGGAATAAACTTCTGTATCAAAGACAAGGATGTTAACGTTTTCACCGGAAGCAAGGACATGATCTAAGCCGCCGTAACCTATATCATAAGCCCAACCATCGCCGCCAAAAATCCATAGGGATTTTTTAATTAAGAAATCTTTTTTCTCAGCAATTTGGGCAACAATCTCTTGTGCTTTAGCATCAGTTAAATTATCAGCAGCTAACAAAGGCAGCAATTTAGCTGTAGCCTGTTTGCTTGCTTCTGCATCATCTTTTCCTGCCAGCCAAGCCTCACAAGCTTCTCTATACTCAGCAGGTACATCTAAAGTAAGGAGCTCAGTCATTAAATCTATCAACTTATTCCGCATCTGTTTAACTGCCAGGGCCATACCGAAGCCGTATTCAGCATTGTCCTCAAAAAGGGAATTAGCCCATGAGGGTCCTTTGCCTTCAGCATTTTTACAGTATGGGATAGAAGGTGCGGAAGCTCCCCAGATGGAAGAACAACCGGTGGCATTGGCAACCATCATCCTATCGCCAAAAAGCTGAGTAAGTACTTTGACATAAGGGGTTTCGCCACAGCCAGCGCAAGCTCCGGAAAATTCCATCAAAGGCTGGACAAATTGGCTTCCTTTAATTGTATTGGCAGCCATCACGCCGTTTTTCTCTTGAACAGTGGCAGCAAAATTCCAGTTTGGAACTTGCTGTTCCGTTTGTGTTTCCAGCGGTTCCATAACTAAAGCTTTTTCTTTAGCAGGACAGATATCAGCACAGTTGCCACAACCGGTACAATCCAAAACGCTAACCTGAATTCTATATTTTAGGTTTTCCAGTCCTTTACCTT
The Bacillota bacterium LX-D genome window above contains:
- a CDS encoding pro-sigmaK processing inhibitor BofA family protein; protein product: MDNVLQLTFAVLFLIFLVYLISKILVKPIKLAFKIGINSLFGILLLWGYNFLGNYIGIVIPINVLTVLVSGFLGIPGLILLIIVNFLLGG
- a CDS encoding DUF2508 family protein → MELTRVVHLVKSLKEGISRLEEVSKEEPSNPLLKALEKAQKECAMARNFFDQVLDQDLVDFAIYEMEAAERRYMHLLKLAKKEGLLHTEIKLN
- a CDS encoding FTR1 family protein, translating into MFSSLLLSFREGLEAALVVAIILAYLHQSGKKASVKFVYYGVLIGVAVSLFGGFIGFREAQELGEKSEELFEGIMMLVASGLIIYFIVWMGNQSNNISADIKNKVKSSSNAVGLLVLSFLSVFREGVELCIFTFTKISEKAPNVALGSGIGIVLAIILTYIIFKTSIKFNLKLIFKGLGLILIYLGADMFAEGILKFIPMEEEPFEAILMALFVIPSLYFFMKSDIQKLLKRA
- a CDS encoding DUF1540 domain-containing protein, whose amino-acid sequence is MSVKKMDHANAGIKCVVNSCHYYMPGDHCSAEKIEVQPRNAANTQETDCATFIPEK
- a CDS encoding MBL fold metallo-hydrolase — protein: MEAIKISDMIYLFNSYLEFIDLTFNQYLLIGEKPILIHTGSNDQTAAILPQIKGILGSKPLEYVFVSHFESDECGGLSFLMNYYPQVKPICSQVTARQLMGFGITKDIIVKNPGEILEAGEYKFKFVSYPSEMHLWEGLMAFETKQGLLFSSDIFIQRGKLEQPIISSNLKDEVQKIPLEQVPSPDVHKVLVETILNLPVKYIMPGHGPCKKV
- a CDS encoding metalloregulator ArsR/SmtB family transcription factor; translated protein: MAEYRDDFDRCDCDVIHEDTVNMVKEKMPLEENLYDLAELFKVFGDTTRIKLLWALDEAEMCVCDLAVLLNMTQSAISHQLRVLKQARLVKYRKDGKIVFYSLDDEHIKQIFDQGLTHINELKY
- a CDS encoding heavy metal translocating P-type ATPase, coding for MAAKELILDGLDCANCAAKIESKVNEIDGVNQASMNFINKTLTIEIGNKDRFDEILNETKKIVNRLEPKVNIKEKTISKSSKKVLVLMGLDCANCAAKIEREVQNLSGVKTASVDFVSKKLSIETYSKNDLEDIINETKKIVKRIEPDVKVIEAEEKKHLASGTNKISKKTFTLSDLDCANCAAKMEKGVSAIKGVKTATVNFATKKLEIEIDDGYWEKVIDEATKIVKKIEPDVSIIEDAKEKSKSLKGKEEVEESNKSELLRLGIGAALFGIATIFNFSFWVEFAIYFVSYILVGGEVVLRAIKNITRGQVFDENFLMTIATIGAFAVKEFPEGVAVMLFYQVGEFFQGMAVNRSRKSISALMDIRPDFATLLVGNEEKRVDPDDVEIGDRIIVKPGEKIPLDGKILEGKSMVNTSALTGESVPREVEVEDDVLAGFINTNGVLTIEVTKEFGESTVAKILDLVQNATSKKAPTENFITKFARYYTPIVVFIALALAVIPPLIIPGATFSNWIYRSLVFLVVSCPCALVISIPLGFFGGIGGASKNGILVKGSNYLEALNSVDTVVFDKTGTLTKGVFKVTKLSPKEEISSDELLKYAAFAESYSNHPIATSILNEYNKEVNKDEISDYEEISGHGIRVKVDGKEILAGNIKLMVKENIDYDKVDEVGTVVHVAIDKKYAGYIVISDEVKEDSKDAILGLKGIGIKKTVMLTGDNKQVGEKVAKELGLDEIYAELLPNQKVEKLEMLDKQKSPKGKLVFVGDGINDAPVLARADIGIAMGGLGSDAAIEAADVVIMTDEPSKIVSAIKIAKRTRKIVWQNIIFALVVKAIVLLLGAGGIATMWEAVFADVGVSVIAVLNAMRVMKVDNL
- the recR gene encoding recombination mediator RecR, which encodes MLYYAQPVSNLIAQLSKLPGIGPKTAQRLAFHILHMEAGEVKELADALLESKNKIKQCSICCNLTDIDPCRICNDDHRDKSVLCVVEEPKDVLALEKTREYKGQYHVLHGAISPMEGIGPENLSVKELLQRLENSAITEVVLATNPNIEGEATAMYLGRLLKPLGVKVTRIAHGLPVGGELEYADEMTLARAFEGRRELD
- a CDS encoding YbaB/EbfC family nucleoid-associated protein encodes the protein MGFGNMNKMMKQAQKMQADMAKLQEELGNKLVEATSGGGMVQVTANGKQEITKLTIKPEAVDPEDVEMLEDLVIAAVNEALRKSQEMVAGEMQKITGGLKMPGLF